The Paraburkholderia sp. ZP32-5 genome includes a window with the following:
- a CDS encoding glycosyltransferase family 4 protein, whose protein sequence is MLNLGPKKTKTGWLGEYRHPSPGELFCLPSAIYFLMKFRADLARFNSKALNDRVTLYFWWEMSARDTYPDFDWVLRREDLEYLRQLDNDTLIERHPDAVTYWLGSTRPSVLDAKHLSETLLEPDTVLEEAGLQLPKLMTMIVRNRGDLTRAFNLNTLTGYLNCLDWWDEHGQITCPRVTWRPPIAWTTLMEPIDAPDSSAMPFPRFLALITTERPDLRAAFDLASFTSRVTALSWWEDHGQREYPRIKWSQPPIGGFMLEPEVPPADGGPYVPRFLCEIFKERADLQATFDLHSLNGRLSCLSWWIEHGQHQYRSIRWVPPTTPAQMFEPEWGTHPDWLPVPRFLRMLHDERRDMQELCSLDSFTGRLKCLSWWVESGEPQYPALHWTIPPLPDELFNMQAGEQGVLPLLPRFLLLIWNERPDLQASFNLNSFSARLGFISWWDKHGHDEYSAIKWSPTHLAEELARIDDQQPADATLLPRFLMMIASDRPDLREAYDLATAAGRDQLVNWWNEWASTEYPLVGSLKVRWADSAEVADSADDDTDDDEREPARYHARVEGGGYGFGVNVIGFPQGVLGLGEDARMAARVLQMSSTPVTLLNAPMAGPAKLEHSVDHLISEELKYNISLICLPAPEMVRLAIEGGRHLIDAPTHKIGAWPWELPHWPDAFGNVHQMVDEIWAQSRFVQSVYSRLGNTPVYRMPMAVEVPAPVEPKRERFGLPANEFLFYLMFDGNSWLSRKNPLAGVQAFKQAFGASSPGVGLVIKAMNVRDDDPVWRAVLDLTAGDSRIHIVSERLSRQDSTDFMACCDAYISLHRSEGFGRVIAEAMVLGQPVVVTNFSGNVDFCEADTAFLVDGELIPLRPGDYLFAEGQYWCDPEVSIAAEQLKRMIDDAPLRERIAQAGKARIERDYSVQAVARAYAQRLTDIAEAKAK, encoded by the coding sequence TTGCTTAATCTGGGACCCAAAAAAACCAAGACCGGGTGGCTCGGGGAATACCGCCATCCATCGCCGGGGGAACTCTTCTGCCTGCCGAGCGCGATCTACTTTCTGATGAAATTCAGAGCCGATCTCGCGCGCTTCAATTCCAAAGCGCTCAATGACCGGGTCACGTTGTACTTCTGGTGGGAAATGTCGGCGCGCGACACGTATCCGGACTTCGACTGGGTACTGCGCCGCGAAGACCTCGAATACCTGCGCCAGCTCGATAACGACACGCTGATCGAGCGCCATCCGGATGCCGTCACGTATTGGCTGGGTTCGACCCGGCCGAGCGTGCTCGACGCGAAACATCTGAGCGAAACGCTGCTCGAGCCCGACACGGTGCTCGAAGAAGCCGGCCTGCAATTGCCGAAGCTGATGACGATGATCGTGCGCAATCGCGGCGATCTGACGCGCGCCTTCAACCTGAACACGCTGACCGGCTATCTGAACTGCCTCGACTGGTGGGACGAGCACGGCCAGATCACCTGTCCGCGCGTAACGTGGCGCCCGCCGATCGCGTGGACCACGCTGATGGAGCCGATCGACGCGCCCGATTCCAGCGCGATGCCGTTTCCGCGCTTTCTCGCGCTGATCACTACCGAGCGGCCCGATCTGCGCGCCGCTTTCGACCTCGCCAGCTTCACGTCGCGGGTCACCGCGCTGAGCTGGTGGGAAGACCACGGCCAGCGCGAATATCCGCGCATCAAGTGGTCGCAGCCGCCGATCGGCGGCTTCATGCTCGAACCCGAAGTGCCGCCCGCCGACGGCGGCCCGTATGTGCCGCGCTTCCTTTGCGAGATTTTCAAGGAGCGCGCGGACCTGCAGGCGACTTTCGATCTGCACTCGCTCAACGGGCGCCTGAGCTGCCTGTCGTGGTGGATCGAACATGGCCAGCATCAGTACCGCTCGATCCGATGGGTGCCGCCCACGACGCCCGCGCAGATGTTCGAACCGGAATGGGGCACGCATCCCGACTGGCTGCCGGTGCCGCGCTTCCTGCGCATGCTGCACGACGAGCGCCGCGATATGCAGGAGCTCTGCTCGCTCGACAGTTTCACTGGCCGGCTGAAGTGCCTGTCGTGGTGGGTGGAGAGCGGCGAGCCCCAGTATCCGGCGCTGCACTGGACCATCCCGCCGCTGCCCGACGAACTGTTCAACATGCAAGCCGGCGAGCAAGGTGTATTGCCGCTGCTGCCGCGCTTTTTGCTGCTGATCTGGAACGAGCGGCCCGACCTGCAGGCATCGTTCAATCTGAACAGCTTCAGCGCGCGGCTTGGCTTCATTTCGTGGTGGGACAAGCACGGACACGACGAATACTCCGCGATCAAATGGTCGCCGACGCATCTGGCCGAAGAACTCGCGAGGATCGACGACCAGCAGCCGGCCGACGCCACATTGCTGCCGCGCTTCCTGATGATGATTGCGAGCGACCGCCCCGACCTGCGCGAGGCCTACGACCTGGCCACCGCGGCGGGCCGCGATCAGCTCGTGAACTGGTGGAACGAATGGGCGTCGACCGAGTATCCGCTCGTCGGCTCGCTGAAGGTACGCTGGGCCGATTCGGCCGAGGTTGCCGACAGCGCCGACGACGACACCGATGACGACGAGCGCGAACCGGCTCGCTATCACGCGCGCGTCGAAGGTGGCGGCTACGGCTTCGGCGTCAACGTGATCGGCTTCCCGCAAGGCGTGCTCGGTCTCGGCGAAGACGCGCGGATGGCCGCGCGCGTGCTGCAAATGTCGTCCACGCCGGTCACGCTGCTCAATGCGCCGATGGCGGGACCCGCGAAGCTCGAACACTCGGTCGATCATCTGATCAGCGAGGAGCTCAAGTACAACATCAGCCTGATCTGTCTGCCGGCGCCCGAGATGGTGCGTCTCGCGATCGAGGGCGGCCGCCATCTGATCGACGCGCCGACTCACAAGATCGGCGCGTGGCCGTGGGAACTGCCTCATTGGCCCGACGCGTTCGGCAACGTGCATCAGATGGTCGACGAGATCTGGGCGCAAAGCCGCTTCGTGCAGAGCGTCTACAGCCGTCTTGGCAACACGCCGGTTTATCGGATGCCGATGGCGGTCGAGGTGCCCGCGCCGGTCGAGCCGAAACGCGAGCGGTTCGGTTTGCCCGCCAACGAGTTCCTGTTCTACCTGATGTTCGACGGCAACTCGTGGCTAAGCCGCAAGAATCCGCTCGCCGGCGTGCAGGCTTTCAAGCAGGCATTCGGCGCGAGCTCGCCAGGCGTCGGCCTCGTGATCAAGGCGATGAACGTGCGCGACGACGATCCGGTGTGGCGCGCAGTGCTCGATCTGACCGCAGGCGACAGCCGCATCCATATCGTGTCCGAGCGCCTGAGCCGGCAGGATTCGACCGACTTCATGGCCTGCTGCGACGCCTACATTTCGCTCCATCGCAGCGAAGGCTTCGGCCGCGTGATCGCCGAGGCGATGGTGCTGGGGCAGCCGGTCGTGGTCACGAACTTCTCGGGTAACGTCGACTTCTGCGAAGCCGACACCGCGTTCCTCGTGGACGGCGAGCTCATACCGCTGCGGCCCGGCGACTATCTGTTCGCCGAAGGCCAGTACTGGTGCGATCCGGAAGTGTCGATCGCGGCCGAACAGCTCAAACGCATGATCGACGATGCGCCTCTGCGTGAGCGCATCGCCCAGGCAGGCAAGGCACGCATCGAGCGCGACTACTCGGTTCAGGCGGTCGCGCGCGCCTATGCTCAACGGTTGACGGACATTGCGGAGGCGAAAGCAAAATGA
- a CDS encoding NAD-dependent epimerase/dehydratase family protein, translated as MSLQVLVTGANGFVGKAVSRALLRRGDSVLGAVRQVHSAAEGVREWLLDVDDFAGIEQRWPVGVGCDAAIHLAARVHVMHESVSDPLAAYRATNVDGALRVAAAARGAGARRFVFVSSIKAMAEAGPGRPIGEADTPAPVDPYGISKLEAERALFDYGRASGLEIVVVRPPLVYGPGVRANFLQLMNAIAKGVPLPLGAIKARRSLVFVDNLADALVHCATDPRAAGETFHVTDGRDLSLPELVRALAMQLHAPARLVPVPAGVLRMAGRLSGRSAQIDRLIGELRVDSSRIRERLGWVPPYTVEHGLLETAAWYRATH; from the coding sequence ATGAGCCTGCAGGTTCTGGTCACCGGCGCCAATGGCTTCGTCGGCAAAGCGGTGTCGCGCGCGCTGCTGCGGCGCGGCGACAGCGTGCTCGGCGCGGTGCGGCAAGTGCATAGCGCCGCCGAGGGCGTGCGCGAATGGCTGCTCGATGTCGACGACTTCGCGGGCATCGAGCAACGCTGGCCGGTCGGCGTCGGTTGCGATGCGGCGATCCACCTCGCCGCGCGGGTCCACGTGATGCATGAGAGCGTCAGCGATCCGCTTGCCGCCTATCGCGCAACCAACGTCGACGGCGCATTGCGCGTCGCCGCCGCGGCACGCGGCGCGGGCGCGCGCCGCTTCGTGTTCGTGAGCAGCATCAAGGCGATGGCGGAGGCGGGCCCGGGTCGTCCGATCGGCGAAGCGGACACGCCGGCGCCGGTCGATCCGTACGGCATCTCGAAACTGGAAGCGGAGCGCGCGTTGTTCGACTATGGCCGCGCGTCGGGTCTCGAGATCGTGGTGGTGCGCCCGCCGCTCGTCTACGGGCCGGGCGTGCGCGCGAATTTTCTGCAGTTGATGAACGCGATCGCCAAGGGTGTTCCGCTGCCGCTCGGCGCGATCAAGGCGCGCCGCAGCCTTGTGTTCGTCGACAACCTTGCCGATGCGCTCGTGCATTGCGCGACCGATCCGCGCGCGGCTGGCGAGACCTTTCACGTGACGGATGGGCGCGATCTCAGCTTGCCGGAACTCGTGCGCGCGCTTGCCATGCAACTGCATGCGCCGGCGCGGCTCGTGCCGGTGCCGGCCGGCGTGCTGCGGATGGCCGGCCGCCTGAGCGGGCGCTCGGCGCAGATCGACCGGCTGATCGGCGAGTTGCGCGTCGACAGTTCGCGTATTCGCGAACGTCTCGGCTGGGTGCCGCCATACACGGTCGAGCATGGCTTGCTCGAGACCGCCGCGTGGTATCGCGCCACGCATTGA
- a CDS encoding glycosyltransferase: MNSRTIGARFAPLLSYMQRHQLIEWEQISEAEVGVSHLHRFDVVLFNKHVSNLSLKIMRMANELGLHTIYDLDDWLLDLPSWSVLEMNEDVLYNVLAMIREASAATASNQLLQERMRKVRRSDVLIIPNGFDGEAFDLSPGLWQEQQPPKIIFSNLDGIKLVSFRKDFFATLRAFLTRHENVSIDFWGDLFPELNTIPHMTYRGSRGNLEYKKALRDEGYTFAIVPLGAEEDPDTLFFNSCKSPIKYADYGSLGIPSIYSDCPTYRENVRHRQTGYIAANTADSWAQALEDMFTDAKLRQSIREQAYADVFDRFSVRRIAAMFMKALPGPKSD, encoded by the coding sequence ATGAATTCGCGCACCATCGGCGCGCGCTTCGCGCCGTTGCTGTCGTATATGCAGCGGCACCAGCTGATCGAATGGGAGCAGATCTCCGAGGCCGAAGTCGGCGTCAGTCATCTGCATCGCTTCGACGTGGTGCTGTTCAACAAGCACGTGTCGAACCTGTCGCTGAAGATCATGCGGATGGCGAACGAACTCGGCCTCCATACGATTTACGATCTCGACGACTGGCTGCTCGATCTGCCGTCGTGGAGCGTGCTCGAAATGAACGAGGACGTGCTCTACAACGTGCTCGCAATGATTCGCGAGGCGAGCGCGGCCACCGCGTCGAATCAGCTGCTGCAGGAACGCATGCGCAAGGTGCGGCGCTCGGACGTGCTGATCATCCCGAACGGCTTCGACGGCGAGGCTTTCGATCTGTCGCCCGGGCTGTGGCAGGAACAGCAGCCGCCGAAGATCATCTTCTCCAATCTCGACGGCATCAAGCTCGTGAGCTTCCGCAAGGATTTCTTCGCGACCTTGCGCGCTTTCCTGACGCGCCACGAAAACGTATCGATCGACTTCTGGGGCGATCTGTTTCCCGAACTCAATACGATCCCGCACATGACGTATCGCGGTAGCCGCGGCAATCTCGAGTACAAGAAAGCGCTCCGCGACGAAGGGTACACGTTTGCGATCGTCCCGCTCGGCGCGGAAGAAGACCCCGACACGCTGTTCTTCAACTCATGCAAGTCGCCGATCAAATACGCGGACTACGGCAGTCTCGGCATCCCGAGCATCTATTCGGACTGTCCGACTTACCGCGAGAACGTCAGGCATCGGCAGACCGGGTACATTGCAGCGAACACGGCGGACAGCTGGGCTCAGGCGCTGGAGGACATGTTCACCGACGCGAAGTTGCGGCAGTCGATCCGCGAGCAGGCCTATGCCGACGTGTTCGATCGTTTCAGTGTCCGGCGCATTGCGGCGATGTTCATGAAAGCCTTACCCGGCCCGAAGTCCGACTGA
- a CDS encoding histidine phosphatase family protein, producing the protein MDLLLIRHGQSFANVAGLLNSTEQDELTEHGMQQAAQLRVLMESRGLVPDRVFSSPWRRALQTTEVLFNGKCDWTVDSRLGETNAGRFATWKAEDFRLAFPDWGKHLSDRYDGGESHLELAARSVNWVEEEVLRHADQPGLIAAVCHAGPISVISQYLLNIPLSKFPNVLVPNASITLFRQNVHTGNFYLQIAGLS; encoded by the coding sequence ATGGATCTTCTTCTCATTCGCCACGGCCAATCGTTTGCCAACGTGGCCGGTCTGCTCAACTCGACCGAGCAGGACGAGTTGACCGAACACGGGATGCAGCAGGCCGCGCAGCTGCGCGTGCTGATGGAAAGCCGCGGCCTCGTGCCGGACCGCGTTTTTTCGAGCCCGTGGCGGCGCGCCCTGCAAACCACCGAGGTGCTGTTCAACGGCAAGTGCGACTGGACGGTCGACAGCCGTCTCGGCGAAACCAATGCGGGCCGGTTCGCGACATGGAAAGCCGAAGACTTCCGGCTCGCGTTTCCCGACTGGGGCAAACATCTGTCGGACCGTTACGACGGTGGCGAATCGCATCTCGAGCTGGCCGCGCGATCGGTGAACTGGGTCGAGGAGGAGGTGCTGCGGCACGCTGACCAGCCGGGCCTGATCGCCGCCGTATGTCACGCGGGGCCGATCTCGGTGATCTCTCAGTATCTGCTGAATATCCCGTTGTCGAAATTTCCCAACGTGCTGGTGCCGAATGCATCCATCACGCTGTTCCGGCAGAACGTGCATACCGGAAACTTCTATTTGCAGATCGCGGGGCTGTCATGA
- a CDS encoding MraY family glycosyltransferase, whose protein sequence is MPPASHSDFSIVALLPWGVAALAACAAILWALLRSGLAWRLATDIPNDRSLHTRPTPRVGGWGIVPVTVVLIGLAAPSLWLPALAAALLAALSQIDDRRGLPARVRFGGHAAAVAALVAVYPADVPWWALPCMAVLLVWLVNLYNFMDGSDGLAGGMALFGFGGYALAASVSLRPDAALAAASLIVAGAAAGFLLFNFHPARIFLGDAGSIPLGFLAGALGYWGWREGVWPVWFPALCFAPFIGDASVTLVKRLLRGEKFWQAHREHYYQRLVQSGLGHASTAWIWYLFMAVGIMLAICALQFALLYQWLAVAGWAAVLVVAGLCIDRRWRRHMSHSGQT, encoded by the coding sequence ATGCCACCCGCTTCGCATTCCGACTTTTCCATCGTTGCCCTGCTGCCATGGGGCGTCGCCGCGCTGGCCGCATGCGCCGCGATCCTGTGGGCGCTGCTGCGCAGCGGTCTCGCGTGGCGCCTCGCGACCGATATCCCCAACGACCGCTCGCTGCACACCCGCCCGACGCCGCGCGTCGGCGGCTGGGGCATCGTGCCGGTCACGGTGGTGCTGATCGGGCTCGCGGCGCCGTCGCTGTGGCTGCCCGCGCTGGCCGCCGCGCTGCTCGCCGCGCTGTCGCAGATCGACGACCGCCGCGGCTTGCCGGCGCGCGTGCGCTTCGGCGGTCACGCGGCGGCGGTCGCGGCGCTCGTCGCGGTCTATCCGGCCGACGTCCCGTGGTGGGCGCTCCCGTGCATGGCGGTTTTACTCGTGTGGCTGGTCAATCTCTACAACTTCATGGATGGTTCGGACGGCCTCGCGGGCGGCATGGCGCTGTTCGGTTTCGGCGGCTATGCGCTGGCCGCGTCGGTGTCGCTCCGTCCGGATGCGGCGCTCGCGGCAGCGAGCCTGATCGTCGCGGGCGCGGCGGCGGGCTTTCTGCTGTTCAACTTTCATCCAGCGCGCATTTTTCTCGGTGATGCCGGCTCGATTCCGCTCGGTTTTCTCGCTGGTGCGCTCGGCTATTGGGGCTGGCGCGAGGGCGTCTGGCCGGTGTGGTTTCCGGCGCTGTGCTTCGCGCCATTTATCGGCGATGCCTCGGTGACGCTTGTTAAGCGCTTGCTGCGTGGCGAAAAATTTTGGCAGGCGCACCGGGAACACTACTATCAAAGACTGGTGCAGTCCGGATTGGGACACGCATCGACCGCGTGGATTTGGTATTTGTTCATGGCGGTAGGCATAATGCTTGCTATTTGCGCGCTACAGTTCGCTCTCCTGTATCAATGGCTGGCGGTCGCGGGATGGGCTGCCGTGCTGGTCGTCGCAGGGCTGTGCATTGACCGCCGCTGGCGGCGCCATATGTCCCATTCCGGGCAAACCTGA
- a CDS encoding glycosyltransferase family 4 protein produces the protein MAERLGMKAELYASGFDEGTNGVRPLEALFDDVRRDDVVLLSYSIFDPHLERILALDCKKICYFHGVTDPQLLRALEPRTAQLCDKALAQLPLLAGFDALVANSRGTAQSLAGIVDVDADAITIVPPVFPDMYVFRRETPRKGRKRQEPNLLMVGRVVPHKRVEDGIEILALLKQRDFNATLSIVGSTPNYDYLKFLINHARRLGVLERVDFKGMLDDADLFECYESTSGLLAMSRHEGFCVPVLEAMHYGKPVFVRGGTAAQEICPRDCVFDANAELAAWVPVVMQRLGQSVGRSPIDLAYVRHADGVLQRSSDDVWRTLFTGVGVVMNGPSRARASAPAASVEKRR, from the coding sequence ATGGCTGAACGTCTCGGCATGAAGGCCGAGTTGTATGCAAGCGGATTCGATGAGGGAACGAACGGGGTCCGCCCGCTTGAAGCGTTATTCGACGACGTCCGCCGGGACGACGTCGTGCTGTTGAGTTATTCGATCTTCGATCCGCATCTCGAGCGCATTCTCGCGCTCGACTGCAAGAAGATCTGCTACTTCCACGGCGTGACCGACCCGCAACTGCTGCGCGCGCTCGAACCGCGCACCGCGCAGTTGTGCGACAAGGCGCTCGCGCAACTGCCGCTGCTCGCGGGCTTCGACGCGCTCGTCGCAAACTCGCGCGGCACCGCGCAGAGCCTCGCCGGCATCGTCGATGTCGATGCTGATGCCATCACGATCGTGCCGCCGGTGTTTCCGGACATGTACGTATTCCGGCGCGAGACGCCACGTAAAGGCCGCAAGCGGCAGGAGCCGAATCTGCTGATGGTCGGCCGCGTGGTGCCGCATAAACGCGTCGAAGACGGCATCGAGATTCTGGCGCTGCTGAAACAGCGCGACTTCAACGCAACGCTCAGTATCGTCGGCAGCACGCCGAATTACGATTACCTGAAGTTCCTGATCAACCACGCGCGCCGCCTCGGCGTGCTCGAACGGGTCGACTTCAAGGGCATGCTCGACGACGCCGACCTGTTCGAGTGTTACGAGTCGACCAGCGGCCTGCTCGCGATGAGCCGGCATGAAGGCTTCTGCGTGCCGGTGCTCGAGGCGATGCACTACGGCAAGCCGGTATTCGTGCGCGGCGGCACGGCCGCTCAGGAGATCTGTCCGCGCGACTGTGTATTCGACGCGAATGCCGAACTCGCCGCATGGGTGCCGGTCGTGATGCAGCGGCTGGGGCAATCCGTCGGCCGCAGCCCGATCGATCTCGCTTACGTGCGGCATGCCGACGGCGTGCTGCAACGTTCCAGCGACGACGTGTGGCGCACGCTATTCACCGGCGTGGGCGTGGTGATGAACGGCCCTTCGCGCGCGCGTGCAAGCGCGCCGGCCGCATCGGTGGAGAAAAGAAGATAA
- a CDS encoding glycosyltransferase, whose product MKVLFATYPMAFHTPGGGEIQLLAYHRHLPAHGVDVTLFDPWKPRFLEHDVVHFFSCVGGSVHLCNFVKQLGLPLVVSSSLWVTEETRHLYPIGEIHHQFSLADRVVANSEIECDTLARVFDLPREKFVSVLNGVEQSFYEPVAPELFRREFGIADRFILNVGNIEPRKNQLALVKAMKSFPELKLVLIGHQRDPEYAKACFAEGGEQVVYAGTLAHDSPLLRSAYAACEAFVLPSTLETPGLAALEAHAAGARIAVTRVGSTEEYFARHVAYLDPFDVDSIVHAIREALAQPRGSADGNARDLSWQAVLSPLKALYDSLLNK is encoded by the coding sequence ATGAAAGTGCTGTTCGCCACTTACCCGATGGCTTTCCATACGCCCGGCGGCGGAGAGATCCAGCTGCTGGCTTATCACAGGCATCTGCCCGCGCATGGCGTGGACGTCACGCTGTTCGATCCATGGAAGCCGCGCTTTCTGGAACACGATGTCGTGCATTTCTTCTCGTGCGTCGGCGGCTCGGTGCACCTGTGCAACTTCGTCAAGCAACTAGGCTTGCCGCTCGTCGTGTCGTCGAGCCTGTGGGTCACCGAAGAAACCAGGCATCTCTATCCGATCGGCGAAATCCATCATCAGTTTTCGCTGGCCGACCGCGTGGTCGCCAACTCGGAGATCGAGTGCGATACGCTCGCGCGCGTCTTCGATCTGCCGCGCGAGAAATTCGTCAGCGTGCTCAATGGCGTCGAACAGAGCTTCTACGAGCCGGTCGCGCCTGAACTGTTCCGCCGCGAATTCGGCATCGCGGATCGCTTCATCCTGAACGTCGGCAATATCGAGCCGCGCAAGAACCAGCTCGCGCTCGTGAAGGCAATGAAGTCGTTCCCGGAACTCAAGCTCGTGCTGATCGGCCATCAGCGCGATCCCGAATATGCGAAGGCATGCTTCGCCGAAGGCGGCGAACAGGTCGTCTACGCAGGCACGCTCGCTCACGATTCGCCGCTGCTGCGCTCGGCCTACGCCGCCTGCGAAGCGTTCGTGCTGCCAAGCACGCTGGAGACACCCGGCCTTGCCGCGCTCGAAGCGCATGCGGCGGGCGCGCGCATCGCCGTGACCCGGGTCGGCTCGACCGAAGAGTACTTCGCGCGGCATGTCGCGTACCTCGATCCGTTCGATGTCGACAGCATCGTCCACGCGATTCGCGAAGCGCTCGCGCAACCGCGCGGCAGCGCCGATGGCAACGCGCGCGACCTGAGCTGGCAAGCCGTGCTGTCTCCGCTGAAAGCGCTCTACGATTCCCTGCTGAATAAATGA
- a CDS encoding glycosyltransferase family 2 protein translates to MTKSVKNPVKRFELRPLNNVEASSNPEFAWKAINGDPQFELTGWEELSGRAARISFELLKEDMPASPCMIYFDAGAGMSEHATIGLTVGAEGKVDQVVAFPPLVGPLRVDPIARSGLFSVNGFNVELIADSDCPQELLERARRMASWRGGAQPAPVPSAGHTYQEWIERHEPPAALYPELRARSQQWALQPLISIVMPTYNTPAKWLRIAIDSVVAQVYENWEFCIADDCSTNPEVKEVLDSYAAKDPRIKVAYRTTNGHISASSNTALELAIGEFIGLLDHDDELHPLALYCVAEMINAHPDAAVIYSDEDKISIDGVRSDPYFKCDFNYDLFLSQNMISHFGVYRTSTVKEVGGFRASFEGSQDYDLALRVIDRAGHHTVYHVPRALYHWRMIPESTAAGHEAKPYAHTAAMRALDEHLARNRINAHTEHAPGTDAFNKVVYELPEVLPSVEIIIPTRDSAGLVEQCVESVLRKSSYPNFRITIIDNGSVEQATHELFERLQKDRRIRVVRDDSPFNYSALNNGVALASTADFVCLMNNDIEVINADWLEEMVSVALQPNVGAVGAKLLYPDDTIQHGGVVLGVGGIASHAHKHFPNTHPGYFARARLRNAMCAVTAACLLIRQSIYKEVGGLDEQLHVAYNDIDFCLRVRQAGYRNVWTPYAELYHHESATRGAEDTPEKISRFNQESELVRQRWGHLLMNDPCYSPNLTLTADDFSFAWPSRIGNLA, encoded by the coding sequence GTGACGAAATCCGTGAAGAACCCCGTGAAGCGCTTCGAACTTCGTCCGCTGAACAACGTCGAGGCGTCCTCGAATCCTGAGTTTGCGTGGAAGGCGATCAATGGCGATCCACAGTTCGAACTCACCGGTTGGGAAGAACTCTCGGGGCGCGCCGCGCGCATTTCGTTCGAACTGTTGAAGGAGGACATGCCGGCATCGCCATGCATGATCTATTTCGACGCGGGCGCGGGCATGTCGGAGCACGCGACGATCGGGCTCACGGTCGGCGCTGAAGGCAAAGTGGATCAGGTGGTCGCGTTTCCGCCGCTCGTCGGGCCGTTGCGGGTCGACCCGATCGCCCGCTCGGGGTTGTTCTCGGTGAACGGCTTCAACGTCGAACTGATCGCGGACAGCGACTGTCCGCAGGAACTGCTCGAACGCGCGCGCCGCATGGCGTCGTGGCGCGGCGGTGCGCAACCCGCGCCGGTGCCGAGTGCCGGCCACACGTACCAGGAATGGATCGAGCGGCACGAACCGCCCGCGGCGCTGTACCCCGAATTGCGCGCGCGCTCGCAGCAGTGGGCGCTGCAGCCGCTGATCAGCATCGTCATGCCGACCTACAACACGCCGGCGAAATGGCTGCGCATCGCGATCGATTCGGTCGTCGCGCAGGTCTACGAGAACTGGGAATTCTGTATCGCCGACGACTGCTCGACGAACCCCGAAGTGAAAGAGGTGCTCGATAGCTACGCCGCGAAAGATCCGCGCATCAAGGTCGCGTACCGCACGACGAACGGCCATATCAGCGCATCGAGCAACACGGCATTGGAACTGGCCATCGGCGAATTCATCGGCCTGCTCGATCACGACGACGAGTTGCATCCGCTCGCGCTGTACTGCGTCGCCGAAATGATCAACGCGCATCCCGACGCGGCGGTGATCTATAGCGACGAAGACAAGATTTCGATCGACGGCGTGCGCTCGGACCCGTACTTCAAATGCGACTTCAACTACGACCTGTTCCTGAGCCAGAACATGATTTCGCATTTCGGCGTGTACCGCACGTCGACTGTGAAAGAAGTCGGCGGCTTCCGAGCCAGCTTTGAAGGCTCGCAGGATTACGACCTCGCGTTGCGCGTGATCGACCGCGCCGGTCATCACACCGTGTATCACGTGCCGCGCGCGCTGTACCACTGGCGCATGATCCCGGAAAGCACCGCGGCCGGCCACGAGGCAAAGCCGTATGCGCATACCGCGGCGATGCGCGCGCTAGACGAACACCTCGCGCGCAACCGGATCAACGCGCATACCGAACACGCACCCGGCACCGATGCGTTCAACAAGGTCGTGTACGAGCTACCCGAAGTGCTGCCGTCGGTCGAGATCATCATTCCGACGCGCGATTCCGCCGGCCTCGTCGAGCAATGCGTGGAATCGGTGCTGCGCAAATCGAGCTACCCGAACTTTCGCATCACGATCATCGACAACGGCTCGGTCGAGCAGGCCACCCACGAGCTATTCGAGCGGCTGCAAAAAGACCGGCGCATCCGCGTCGTGCGTGACGATTCGCCGTTCAACTACTCGGCGCTGAACAATGGCGTCGCGCTCGCGAGCACGGCGGACTTCGTCTGCCTGATGAACAACGACATCGAAGTGATCAACGCCGACTGGCTCGAAGAGATGGTGTCGGTCGCGCTGCAGCCGAACGTCGGCGCGGTGGGCGCGAAGCTGCTGTATCCGGACGACACGATCCAGCACGGCGGCGTGGTGCTCGGCGTCGGCGGCATCGCGAGCCATGCGCACAAGCATTTCCCGAACACCCATCCCGGCTACTTCGCGCGCGCGCGCCTGCGCAACGCGATGTGCGCGGTGACCGCCGCGTGCCTGCTGATCCGTCAGTCGATCTACAAGGAAGTCGGCGGCCTCGACGAACAATTACACGTTGCCTACAACGACATTGATTTTTGCCTTCGGGTCCGGCAAGCCGGGTACCGCAATGTGTGGACGCCATACGCCGAGCTTTATCATCACGAATCGGCAACCCGCGGCGCCGAGGACACGCCGGAAAAAATTAGCCGCTTCAACCAGGAATCCGAATTGGTCAGGCAACGCTGGGGGCATCTGTTGATGAACGATCCGTGCTATTCCCCCAATCTGACGCTGACTGCCGACGACTTTTCCTTCGCTTGGCCTTCAAGGATTGGAAATCTTGCTTAA